The Platichthys flesus chromosome 5, fPlaFle2.1, whole genome shotgun sequence genome contains the following window.
CGTCTCCCTTCCTCCAAGGCATAGACGCTCCCGTCCGTGTCCTGCACCCCTTCATCCTTCACCACCACTCCCTCGCCTCCCAGCacctgaggagagaaaacaggtcCAATTCAATCTCGAGAGGCAAGAGATAAATCAGGCTTTCATCAGTGGCAGgagcaaagcagcagcagatggtcTATAAGAACAAACAGAGCATCGACTCGGCTTCAATCAGGCGCTCATCGTTGTTTATGACCTACAGTAAATATGCAGAAGTCCATAGAACATCAACAAGGAAACTACTGCTGAGACGAAGACGAGGGCTTCTCCTCGATTGTGCAAAGTGCAGAAACATTTCGGTGATATACGCCAATGcagtgagagaagaggaaaaagcagaaagaggaagaaaagcaaacggctgcagctctgcatgcCTGAAAGCTGTAACCatggcaaccccccccccaccccccctacCTGGAGTCTCAGCGGCTGCCTCTGCTTGCGGCTGTGGCTCGcccccctgtctctgtctccgtctctcccccgctctctcccgtccaggtcctcctcctcgctgtacCGGTCCATCCCCACCAGGTCGTCGGAGAGGTCGGTGGTGTTGCCGCGGAGGCTGTCCCTGCCGATGCTGTCCACGCTGGCCACGCCGGAGCTGCAGCCGGCCGACAGGTTCCCCGTGCTGCTGGCGTTGGCTCCGTTGGCCGTCTGGGCCAGCAGGTCCCGGAGCTTGTACCGGACGTCCTGAGTGCAGCTGGAGCTCTGCTTCATGAGGATGGTGCCGGCCCCGGAGCCCATCCCGTCCCCACACATGGAGCCGGGGCCCATGTCGCCCAGCGCCATCAGACTCACGGTGTTAGCTTGCTCCATCTGGCCCTGGCCGCCCTCGCTGACACCAACGCCGCCCCCCCCTAGCCCAGCACCCATGTTACTAGCCCCACATTCAGCCATGAAGCTGGAGAAGTTTGCATAACCCCCACCTGCTCCACCAACAGAGCAGCTTCCGCTGCCGCCACTCTCTCGCCCCTTGCCCCCCCCACGCTCTTCCTGTTTCGGGAGAACTCCTCCCAGCATtgcacttcctgctgctgcagctgcagccgccGCCGCAGCCGCCGCCCCCGCAGCCGCCTTCCTCTGCGAGATGATCTGGGTGCACTCGTCGATGACCGTCTTGATCTGCAGGATGCTGGCAGCGGTGAGGATGCAGAGGGCCTGCGACTGCAGCACCACCAGAGAGCCGCTGTACATGAAATCCACCAGCTGCTTCACGGTCTCGGCGGGAACCAGAGGCGGCACGGAGATTTCAGAGTGACCCAGCAGCAGCTTGTCCTGGAAGAAGGGGCTGCCCGCCGCCAGGACGCAGGCGTGTGCACGGAGCGAGGCGTCGTGGATCCTCACGGTCACGTCGCAGAAGAGGCCCTCGCGCCGCTGGGTGCGCAGGGCCTCCAGCACCGACTGGCTGGAGTTGTGGAGGTGGATGTAGTGCACGGTCTCTGTGCCAGCTGCCATGGCTGGAGGCGGCGAGTCGCTGGGGACCGGGTgggagtgggggtgggggagggggggaaggtgCCTGGGGTTCTGCGTCAGCTTGAGGGAGGAGTAGGACAGGGAGGGAAACGGGTACAGTGCATGGGCCACGGTGGGGCTGTGTCCCGTCAGACAGGCATGAGTCTGATGGAAGcttcaaactgctgctgaggagagggGCGAGCTGCTCTGTGgtcctgaggggggggggggggggggacgtgtcCACCAGCGTCTGGGTCTCTGTTAAAAACCTGTAGAATGAATCAAAGAAACACTGATGACACACTGAGCCACTTTCACATCTCACTTCAGTGATTAGTAATTAAACATCTGGACAGTCGACTGGTTTCAATCTGACCTTCTGCAGGATTCTGTAAAACCACCTGAACCGATGGGATTGAAACTTGGTTGGATTTTGTTTGATTTGGAAAATTGATATGTTGAAATAGTTATAAACATGCAACTAGTGCTCTGTAGCTGCAGCTGGGACTCACTAATGAACCATGACAACaacaagctgtgtctcaattcacgAGCAACATGAGCAGATTAAGAAGACACGTGATGCTCGACTGTTGGACATCTCGTCCATTCCCTCTTCACGACGCACAAGGAAATTTGATTTACAGCCCGTACTCACAAAACCAGAtctgtctcatagggcttaacaatgTGATGTGCTCTCATGTCACAATGTGAGTCAGGAAACCCTAACAAAATAAGCCCGTCTCAGCCggggctgcagagagacacacgaggggtccctctcccaggacggacagagggacactCGATGTCAGCAGGGAGTCTTCGGAGGGATTCACCAGAGTCTTTGTTTGTCGGGATGAAAAGACGAGATTTGTCAACTGCATTTAAAAGGAGCCTGAGGAATGAGTCGAGTGGAACCACTGGGATGCAACAGTTCTTCAAATGCCTCCTCGGACCTTAAAGTGTCCCAGTCTGGGTTCTGGGGACACTGGGTTTCAGGGAACAGAGACTGGACAGGTGATCATCTCGGTTTTGGTCCAGTCTCTGCTCCACACAGTCCGCCAGTGAGGGTCACTGGTGGACTGGGTGGCTGGAGCCTGGTCCGTGCACGTGCCTGTGGCTGCAGGTGCTCATCACCCATCACACGGGTCGCGTGCAACATCTGGAACACCTGAGGTTTAGGACAAGGCACGTGCCGCGCGCGAGCCCCGCAGCCGCTGCACGGGGCCGCttcaaccgtgtgtgtgtgtgttagtgtgtgtggtgtgtcagagtgtgtgtccgtTAACGTTACTGACAAACACCGAGAGACACAAAGAGCGGAGCCGCCCCCGGTGTGTGTCCGTGCCGCCGCTCCGGTCCTCCGGTAACCGAGCCGCCAGCGGGGACGGGGCTAACGCTAGCTCGCGTTAGCTGTTGACATTAGCCGCGCGGTATTTTGCACGAAACGCGCAGAGTCCGAGCAGCTGACCGAGCTCCAGCGGGACCTGGAGCACCGACGGGACCTTCCACATGTCCACCAGCCGCTGGCAACGCGTCTGACACGGCACAAAAACAACTGCCCCCACGCAAACCTAGCTACGATGCTAGCTAGCTAGCGCAAAGTGCCATACACAACCAGAGGAGTTAGCTTTCTAGCTAACCCGCTAGCAGCTCTTTATGCCCCCCGGTGCGGAGGTAACGTTACAATCCGTCGGTTCCCAGTCGGTGTCAGTGCTGGTGCTCGTGTTAGATTGTGACCCACAGACCTGCGGGGCCGCGCCGCCGCTCCTCGGTGTCAGGCGGATGGATGCAGCAGGAAGCCCTCGGTGCTGTGAACGCACCCGACCGACCTGGTGAGTGCTGcagacaaacatgcacacaaacacacacacgcacacacacactgtgagtcACACACTCAGCGCAGGAAGCGATGTGGAGCCGCTCCTGCTCAACAGCAGCTAATCCATCCACAGCTGCTGCaagaacctgcagctcctcacaccCGAAGGGAAGTAGGACACATACCTGCACACCCTGCacggccaacacacacacacacacaacacacacacacacacacacacacacacacacacacaggcatgcacacacacacaggcatgcatacacacaccagcacacatcCATACACACAACATAATGCATGCACCTCACCGTCAGATCAGATTGAATACACTACTGTTAATTTATACCACGTGTACAAGCATCTTTATGTACTCACtgcttaaaggtccagtgtgtgagatttagatgaaagtgatctattgaatataaaatcatcctgttgatgttttcacttgtttgtttcGTATACATTATAcagattgttgttttctttaccccagAATGAACCCTTTATATTCACTTCATTCTACACACAGGTCCTTTTTAAAGGGGCAAAGATTCACTGTAGTatattaaaggtccagtgtgtagaatgtagtgacatctagtggtgtagtgtcatgttgcagctgaacagctctcacctcaccctccacttccaaacaacagagaacctgtggaaaccttcagctgccataaaaactcaaaaggtttagtttgtccagtctgggctactgtaaaagaAGAACATGGCTGCTGATGTaaacataaagtatttaaatatgaattatttaaacataaagggCCATTCTAgggtcaagaaaacaacaatttgtacaaacCTTCGACACAAACAAGGAAATACTACACACAGTGAAAAAATAAGTCTATACCACACAACTCTGACAGAGCTGAAGGGAGCGGACACTTATAATATTAATCTATTTTAATATCTCCTTATGCataatgcacacatacacataacgTCCTTATCTCTATTGTCTATAGCTGTATTTATTTGACACCTTCACATGTGTTCTCTTCTCGTGTTCCACCTCCTTCTGACTGATGCTCTAACCAGGGGATTTCCCGGTGTGGGATCTTatcttaaattaaaatgtgcttATAAGTCCTGGGAGAGCGAGCTCATGGCATCAGTGCAAAGAGAAGGAGCTGATGTTACACAATAAATGCACCATCGTGGAAAAGATACCAGAGTAGCAACAGTGCAGTTAAGACAGAGATGCAGAGTGAATTAGAATGAATGCCTGAATGCGTTGATGACAGATTAAGTGTGGAGGCAGGTGTCCAGGCTGCACACAGGctttgtgagtgagtgtttgtcCAGTGAGTTGtcgtgtctgtgctgcagcctgGTTCTGGATGGATGAACTTCAGTGAGGGTGGCAGCAGGTCTGCAGATCTGAGCACAGCGTGGGTCCTGGATCTCATCCTACT
Protein-coding sequences here:
- the zbtb45 gene encoding zinc finger and BTB domain-containing protein 45 → MAAGTETVHYIHLHNSSQSVLEALRTQRREGLFCDVTVRIHDASLRAHACVLAAGSPFFQDKLLLGHSEISVPPLVPAETVKQLVDFMYSGSLVVLQSQALCILTAASILQIKTVIDECTQIISQRKAAAGAAAAAAAAAAAAGSAMLGGVLPKQEERGGGKGRESGGSGSCSVGGAGGGYANFSSFMAECGASNMGAGLGGGGVGVSEGGQGQMEQANTVSLMALGDMGPGSMCGDGMGSGAGTILMKQSSSCTQDVRYKLRDLLAQTANGANASSTGNLSAGCSSGVASVDSIGRDSLRGNTTDLSDDLVGMDRYSEEEDLDGRERGRDGDRDRGASHSRKQRQPLRLQVLGGEGVVVKDEGVQDTDGSVYALEEGRRVGEHEGPQESMAGFGQDFYDEQGVFSESFWPQSEPPRAMAFNPRGRVNKPLTPPPTTQSINNQLLFQYPVSQSQPPPFYVGGPMGGIDSMAGTEPSQPAPPPAPMTPAPPPSNCSAGPSPSSQGSETSFDCTHCGKSLRSRKNYSKHMFIHSGQKPHQCSICWRSFSLRDYLLKHMVVHTGVRAFQCSMCGKRFTQKSSLNVHMRTHRAERTFQCNVCHRAFTHRTLLERHALQHAHHNPQAQGQGQGRGADMTSPTKHSPPALGGPSGMAGPAGMVGSMSNMPGHGASST